In Ochrobactrum vermis, the following proteins share a genomic window:
- the rbfA gene encoding 30S ribosome-binding factor RbfA gives MARSPDPKGSGGLSQRQLRVGEQVRHALAQVLQRGEIRDDLIARTVISVSEVRMSPDLKIATCFITPLGDADTQAVIKALASNAKFIRGRMAPSLSQMKYMPEFRFRADTSFDNFSKIDALLRSPEVARDLGHDDEEDREADKASRNGDE, from the coding sequence ATGGCACGTTCTCCGGATCCAAAAGGCTCAGGTGGCCTTTCCCAGCGTCAGCTTCGCGTGGGCGAGCAGGTGCGTCACGCGTTGGCACAGGTGCTTCAGCGTGGAGAAATCCGCGACGATCTTATCGCCCGCACCGTGATTTCCGTGTCGGAAGTGCGTATGTCGCCTGATCTCAAGATCGCAACTTGCTTCATTACCCCTCTTGGTGATGCCGATACGCAGGCGGTTATCAAGGCGCTGGCTTCGAATGCGAAATTCATTCGCGGCCGTATGGCCCCGAGCCTCAGCCAGATGAAGTACATGCCGGAATTCCGCTTCCGGGCAGATACCAGCTTTGACAATTTTTCCAAGATCGATGCGCTGCTCCGCTCGCCGGAAGTCGCACGCGATCTTGGGCATGACGATGAAGAAGACCGGGAAGCAGACAAGGCTTCCCGCAATGGAGACGAATAA
- the truB gene encoding tRNA pseudouridine(55) synthase TruB — translation MARRGKKKGRPVSGWVIFDKPKGMGSTEAVSKIKWLFNAEKAGHAGTLDPLASGMLPIALGEATKTVPYVMDGTKIYRFTVSWGEERSTDDLEGQPTKTSDKRPSRADVEALLPNYTGVISQVPPQFSAIKIDGERAYDLAREGETVEIPSREVEIDRLEIVGIPDADRTEFEVECSKGTYVRSLARDMGRDLGCYGHISELRRIEVAPFTEEDSVTLAELEQAWPPLPPKDEEGNIVEPAPRRDFSAIDALVIDTGAALDCLPQIPLSDDQAQRVRLGNPVILRGRDAPLEAEEACVTTRGKLLAIGYIEHGQFKPKRVFTTG, via the coding sequence ATGGCAAGACGGGGCAAGAAAAAAGGCCGTCCGGTTTCCGGTTGGGTTATTTTCGACAAGCCGAAAGGTATGGGATCGACCGAGGCGGTCTCGAAGATCAAGTGGCTGTTCAACGCCGAAAAAGCCGGTCATGCCGGTACACTTGATCCGCTTGCTTCCGGCATGTTGCCCATAGCGCTGGGTGAAGCCACCAAGACCGTGCCTTATGTCATGGACGGAACCAAGATCTATCGTTTTACGGTCAGCTGGGGTGAAGAACGCTCGACGGATGACCTGGAAGGTCAGCCCACCAAAACCTCGGACAAGCGCCCGTCGCGCGCGGATGTCGAGGCATTGCTGCCGAATTATACAGGCGTCATTTCGCAGGTGCCGCCGCAGTTCTCCGCCATCAAGATAGACGGTGAGCGGGCCTACGATCTTGCCCGCGAAGGTGAGACCGTCGAGATCCCTTCTCGTGAAGTCGAGATCGACCGCCTGGAGATTGTGGGCATCCCGGATGCAGACCGCACCGAATTCGAGGTTGAATGCTCCAAGGGCACCTATGTGCGCTCGCTGGCGCGCGACATGGGCCGCGATCTTGGATGCTACGGCCATATTTCGGAACTGCGCCGTATCGAAGTGGCACCGTTCACGGAAGAGGATTCCGTGACGCTGGCAGAACTTGAGCAGGCATGGCCGCCGCTTCCGCCGAAGGATGAGGAAGGCAATATCGTGGAACCGGCACCGCGTCGCGACTTTTCGGCGATTGACGCGTTGGTCATCGACACGGGCGCTGCACTGGACTGTCTGCCGCAGATACCGCTTTCCGACGATCAGGCGCAACGCGTGCGTCTTGGTAATCCGGTCATCCTGCGTGGTCGCGACGCGCCTTTGGAAGCTGAGGAAGCCTGTGTCACGACACGCGGAAAATTGCTCGCTATCGGCTATATCGAGCACGGACAGTTCAAACCGAAGCGCGTTTTTACAACGGGCTGA
- the rpsO gene encoding 30S ribosomal protein S15, with amino-acid sequence MSITAERKQALIKEYATKEGDTGSPEVQVAVLSERIANLTDHFKGHKNDNHSRRGLLKLVSQRRRLLDYVKGIDQARYQALIGRLGLRR; translated from the coding sequence ATGTCGATTACTGCTGAGCGCAAGCAAGCACTTATCAAGGAATACGCCACCAAGGAAGGCGATACCGGTTCTCCTGAAGTACAGGTTGCCGTTCTTTCCGAGCGTATTGCCAACCTTACGGATCATTTCAAGGGCCACAAGAATGACAATCATTCGCGTCGCGGCCTTCTGAAGCTGGTTTCGCAGCGTCGTCGTCTTCTTGACTATGTCAAGGGCATCGACCAGGCACGTTACCAGGCGCTGATCGGCCGTCTCGGCCTGCGCCGCTAA
- the pnp gene encoding polyribonucleotide nucleotidyltransferase, with protein MFNTHKVEIEWGGRPLTLETGKIARQADGAVLATYGETVVLATVVSAKEPKPGQDFFPLTVNYQEKTYAAGKIPGGFFKREGRPSENETLVSRLIDRPIRPLFVDGYKNDTQVVLTVIQHDLENNPDVLSMVAASAALTISGVPFMGPIGGARVGYINGEYVLNPNIDEMPESKLDLVVAGTADAVLMVESEAQELSEEVMLGAVVFGQKGFQPVIDAIIKLAEVAAKEPRDFQPEDLSDLEAKMLAVVENDLRDAYKITEKQARYVAVDAAKAKAKAHFFPEGVEEPEFSAEKFATVFKHLQAKIVRWNILDTGNRIDGRDLSTVRAIVSEVGLLPRTHGSALFTRGETQAIVVATLGTGEDEQMIDSLTGTYKESFMLHYNFPPYSVGETGRMGSPGRREVGHGKLAWRAIHPMLPAAEQFPYTIRAVSEITESNGSSSMATVCGTSLALMDAGVPITRPVAGIAMGLIKEGERFAVLSDILGDEDHLGDMDFKVAGTESGITALQMDIKIDGITEEIMKVALEQAKGGRVHILGEMSKALSTSREELGEFAPRIEVMNIPTDKIRDVIGSGGKVIREIVEKTGAKINIEDDGTVKIASSNGKEIEAAKKWIHSIVAEPEVGEIYEGTVVKTADFGAFVNFFGPRDGLVHISQLASDRVAKTTDVVKEGQKVWVKLMGFDERGKVRLSMKVVDQETGKEVVAEKKAEADAE; from the coding sequence ATGTTCAATACCCATAAAGTGGAAATCGAATGGGGCGGTCGTCCGCTCACGCTCGAAACCGGCAAGATCGCCCGTCAGGCCGACGGCGCAGTTCTCGCAACCTATGGCGAAACCGTCGTTCTGGCGACTGTCGTTTCTGCCAAGGAACCAAAGCCAGGTCAGGATTTCTTCCCGCTGACCGTCAACTATCAGGAAAAGACCTATGCCGCCGGCAAGATCCCTGGTGGTTTCTTCAAGCGTGAAGGCCGTCCGAGCGAAAACGAAACCCTCGTTTCGCGCCTGATCGACCGTCCGATCCGCCCGCTCTTCGTCGATGGCTACAAGAACGACACACAGGTTGTTCTGACTGTCATTCAGCATGACCTTGAGAACAATCCAGACGTTCTGTCGATGGTTGCAGCTTCCGCAGCGCTGACCATTTCCGGCGTTCCTTTCATGGGCCCGATCGGCGGCGCACGCGTTGGCTACATCAACGGCGAATATGTGCTGAACCCGAATATCGACGAAATGCCGGAATCGAAGCTCGATCTGGTTGTTGCCGGTACGGCTGACGCTGTTCTGATGGTTGAATCGGAAGCACAGGAACTCTCCGAAGAAGTCATGCTCGGCGCCGTTGTTTTCGGTCAGAAGGGCTTCCAGCCGGTTATCGACGCGATCATCAAGCTCGCCGAAGTTGCTGCCAAGGAACCACGCGATTTCCAGCCGGAAGATCTTTCGGACCTCGAAGCCAAGATGCTTGCAGTTGTCGAAAACGACCTGCGCGACGCTTACAAGATCACGGAAAAGCAGGCTCGCTACGTCGCTGTTGACGCTGCAAAGGCCAAGGCGAAGGCTCATTTCTTCCCTGAAGGCGTTGAAGAGCCGGAATTCTCGGCTGAAAAGTTTGCAACTGTCTTCAAGCACCTGCAGGCAAAGATTGTTCGCTGGAACATTCTCGACACCGGCAATCGTATCGATGGTCGCGATTTGTCGACCGTTCGCGCAATCGTTTCGGAAGTCGGCCTTCTGCCGCGTACGCACGGTTCGGCGCTGTTTACCCGCGGTGAAACGCAGGCAATCGTTGTTGCCACGCTCGGCACCGGCGAAGACGAACAGATGATCGATTCTCTGACGGGTACGTACAAAGAATCCTTCATGCTGCATTACAACTTCCCGCCATATTCGGTCGGTGAAACCGGTCGTATGGGTTCGCCAGGTCGTCGTGAAGTTGGTCATGGCAAGCTCGCATGGCGTGCAATCCATCCAATGCTGCCTGCTGCTGAACAGTTCCCTTACACGATCCGCGCTGTTTCCGAGATCACGGAATCGAATGGCTCTTCGTCGATGGCAACCGTTTGCGGCACCTCGCTGGCGCTGATGGATGCAGGCGTTCCAATCACCCGTCCGGTGGCTGGTATTGCCATGGGTCTGATCAAGGAAGGCGAGCGTTTCGCAGTTCTTTCCGACATCCTGGGTGATGAAGATCACCTCGGCGACATGGACTTCAAGGTAGCCGGTACCGAAAGCGGTATCACTGCACTTCAGATGGACATCAAGATCGACGGTATCACCGAAGAGATCATGAAGGTCGCTCTGGAACAGGCCAAGGGCGGTCGCGTTCACATCCTCGGCGAAATGAGCAAGGCTCTTTCGACGTCGCGTGAAGAACTCGGCGAATTCGCTCCACGCATCGAAGTCATGAACATTCCTACCGACAAGATCCGTGATGTAATCGGTTCGGGCGGTAAGGTTATTCGTGAAATCGTCGAAAAGACTGGCGCGAAGATCAACATCGAAGACGATGGTACGGTCAAGATCGCTTCGTCGAACGGCAAGGAAATCGAAGCCGCCAAGAAGTGGATTCATTCGATCGTTGCCGAGCCGGAAGTTGGCGAAATCTACGAAGGCACGGTCGTCAAGACCGCTGACTTCGGCGCGTTTGTGAATTTCTTCGGTCCGCGTGATGGTCTGGTTCACATCTCGCAGCTGGCTTCCGACCGCGTTGCCAAGACCACCGATGTGGTTAAGGAAGGCCAGAAGGTCTGGGTCAAGCTCATGGGCTTCGACGAACGTGGCAAGGTTCGCCTGTCGATGAAGGTCGTCGATCAGGAAACCGGCAAGGAAGTCGTTGCTGAAAAGAAGGCGGAAGCAGACGCTGAATAA
- a CDS encoding class I SAM-dependent methyltransferase, producing the protein MTPLAQQTLFLPFDQGILDMPERGQSFLACGLSADRRLEDEWKQALTFLQPWRPDWLALDKEGFSVVPRLGSKLDEERRFSGGLLLLGKHRGRNEAWFAELLARVEPGGWIAVSGDKKLGIDSFRKWVGNIAEISDRMSKNHAVVFWLRRPADLTADFIAALKPLAADIDDVFRTEPGMFSHGVIDKGSALLVPHMEKIVFGNVADLGAGWGYLAAQCLKFADRIKSIDLYEADYEALEAARGNLERLGASVPMSFNWFDVTSEKMTGIYDTVIMNPPFHEGRAADMSLGQTFIAAAASRLKIGGRLLMVANRQLPYETTLKGLFKNVTLLEEANGFKIFDAKK; encoded by the coding sequence ATGACCCCACTGGCACAACAAACACTCTTTCTTCCCTTCGATCAGGGCATTCTGGATATGCCCGAACGAGGACAATCCTTCCTCGCCTGCGGTCTTTCTGCGGATCGGCGTCTCGAGGATGAATGGAAGCAGGCGCTGACCTTTCTGCAGCCCTGGCGCCCGGACTGGCTGGCGCTGGATAAGGAAGGCTTCAGTGTCGTTCCCAGGCTGGGCTCAAAATTGGACGAGGAGCGGCGTTTTTCCGGCGGGCTACTTCTGCTTGGAAAACATCGCGGACGCAATGAGGCGTGGTTTGCGGAGCTTCTGGCGCGTGTTGAGCCGGGCGGGTGGATTGCCGTGTCTGGCGACAAGAAACTCGGCATCGACAGTTTCCGCAAATGGGTCGGCAATATTGCCGAGATCAGCGACCGCATGTCGAAAAACCATGCGGTGGTCTTCTGGCTCCGGCGTCCCGCCGATCTCACCGCTGACTTCATCGCCGCGTTGAAGCCGCTTGCCGCCGATATTGACGATGTGTTTCGCACCGAGCCCGGCATGTTCTCGCACGGTGTTATCGACAAGGGCTCGGCACTGCTCGTGCCGCATATGGAGAAGATCGTCTTTGGCAACGTCGCTGATCTTGGCGCCGGCTGGGGCTATCTTGCTGCGCAATGCCTGAAGTTTGCAGATCGCATCAAATCCATCGATCTCTACGAGGCCGATTACGAGGCACTGGAGGCCGCACGCGGCAATCTGGAGCGTCTGGGTGCTTCCGTGCCAATGTCATTCAACTGGTTCGATGTAACCAGTGAAAAAATGACGGGTATTTATGACACCGTGATCATGAACCCGCCGTTTCACGAAGGACGCGCGGCAGACATGTCGCTTGGGCAGACATTTATCGCTGCCGCTGCTTCGCGGCTCAAGATCGGCGGTCGTCTGCTGATGGTCGCAAACCGTCAATTGCCTTATGAGACAACGCTGAAGGGGCTGTTCAAGAACGTGACGCTTCTCGAAGAGGCCAATGGCTTCAAGATATTCGATGCAAAGAAATGA